The Magnolia sinica isolate HGM2019 chromosome 10, MsV1, whole genome shotgun sequence genome includes a window with the following:
- the LOC131257720 gene encoding uncharacterized protein LOC131257720 isoform X1 — protein MEDWRLVEFGESCGLFDLIQQHHNLTVPMGCLSSKIAARSRSFREELSHSLQRRIEGFPALEDILISKNSGDQFLALVCTANTVAKKFQNGNPAIEYIIEVDLSDKQTDIENINAKVLMCDLEEEEEQQQQQEQRKERPIASTSFHGPHQLAIEVQCPIQCDNTKAIQDNGSTIDGGSIISTRSIHTVEEYDAMVDASNRWSQIGQDVIVHHSTGNVNDQWVGSSGSSFNQCSTVKEDGIEGNRKEPSTIDNHKPDHAEAVIATVEDGNFTNEKGFRRKSKAKELATLSIPTTVDFPAPGSFGDWNELTTSFSNGDYDTTKFGNFCIANLVYCSGECYVFDPEMLASFEEDMKQLTEEEESILQQIVESLEEESIEEEENKEFIPDQIQV, from the coding sequence CACCACAATCTAACAGTACCAATGGGATGCCTTTCTTCAAAGATCGCGGCCCGGTCAAGGAGCTTTCGAGAAGAGCTGAGCCATAGCTTGCAGAGGAGAATCGAGGGCTTTCCCGCCTTAGAAGATATACTAATCTCCAAGAACAGCGGAGATCAATTCCTCGCTCTTGTTTGCACTGCTAACACGGTAGCCAAGAAATTCCAAAATGGAAATCCCGCGATAGAGTACATTATTGAAGTGGACCTGTCCGACAAGCAAACAGATATTGAAAACATCAACGCCAAAGTATTGATGTGtgacttagaagaagaagaagaacaacaacaacaacaagaacaaaGAAAAGAGAGACCCATAGCTTCTACAAgctttcatgggccccaccaattggcTATTGAAGTACAATGTCCAATCCAATGTGACAATACCAAGGCGATCCAAGATAATGGATCCACAATAGATGGTGGAAGTATAATAAGTACTAGAAGCATCCATACCGTTGAAGAATACGATGCGATGGTGGACGCAAGCAATCGATGGTCCCAAATAGGGCAGGACGTCATAGTTCATCATTCCACTGGAAATGTAAATGACCAATGGGTAGGATCTTCAGGAAGCTCTTTTAACCAGTGTTCTACAGTTAAAGAGGATGGCATTGAGGGCAACAGGAAAGAACCGTCTACAATTGATAATCACAAGCCTGATCATGCCGAGGCTGTTATCGCCACCGTTGAAGATGGGAATTTCACAAATGAAAAGGGCTTTCGGAGGAAGTCGAAGGCGAAAGAGCTGGCCACACTCAGCATTCCAACAACCGTTGATTTTCCGGCCCCTGGAAGTTTTGGAGATTGGAACGAACTGACGACCTCGTTCTCCAACGGCGACTATGACACAACCAAATTCGGTAATTTTTGCATAGCGAATCTGGTATACTGTAGTGGAGAGTGTTATGTATTCGATCCGGAAATGTTGGCTTCCTTTGAAGAAGACATGAAGCAGCTGACAGAAGAGGAGGAAAGCATACTTCAACAGATTGTAGAGAGTCTGGAGGAAGAGAGTATTGAAGAGGAGGAAAATAAGGAATTCATTCCAGACCAAATACAGGTGTAG